Proteins from a genomic interval of Nitrospinota bacterium:
- a CDS encoding lipoprotein-releasing ABC transporter permease subunit, which produces MRYEWFVSLRYLRSRRKPVFINVTTLFSVAGILVGVMALIVVLGVMTGFEEDLRDKILGARAHITVLEPASRGMAEWRQVLEDVSPVPHVVAATPFVDEQVFLSAGERTVGVLLRGIDVERAPAVTAIDDSMVRGGLADLTDGGETPSGIIVGVELARSLGAEMGASVTVVSPRGRATAVGYIPRMQTFTVVGVFDSGYYEYDHNVALVSLPAAQRLLGLEGRVSGVDIKLDDIFAAGAVRADLQRSLGFPYWVVDWKTRNESLFSALKVEKNVMFIILTMIVLVAGFSIASSLVMVVMEKRKDIAILKAMGATQASLMAIFTIQGFIIGAAGILLGLLGGLGMARYLNEIEGALELLFHIEIFPKSIYYLDRLPVHVRWFDVAVVLLTALVVSVIAALYPAWRASRLDPVEAIRYE; this is translated from the coding sequence ATGCGCTACGAGTGGTTCGTCAGCCTGCGGTACTTGCGTAGCAGGCGAAAGCCGGTCTTCATCAACGTCACCACCCTCTTTTCCGTGGCGGGCATCCTTGTGGGGGTTATGGCCCTGATCGTCGTGCTGGGCGTGATGACGGGATTCGAAGAGGACCTCCGCGATAAGATACTCGGGGCCCGGGCCCACATTACCGTGCTTGAGCCTGCCAGCCGGGGGATGGCCGAGTGGCGGCAGGTCCTAGAAGACGTTAGCCCCGTGCCCCACGTAGTGGCCGCCACCCCTTTTGTTGACGAACAGGTCTTTCTCTCGGCGGGCGAGCGCACCGTGGGGGTGCTCCTAAGGGGCATCGACGTAGAGCGCGCGCCTGCGGTTACGGCCATCGATGACTCCATGGTCCGGGGCGGCCTCGCTGACCTGACAGACGGCGGGGAGACGCCGTCGGGCATCATCGTCGGGGTGGAGCTGGCCCGCTCCCTGGGGGCGGAGATGGGCGCCTCCGTGACCGTCGTCTCTCCCAGGGGCCGGGCCACGGCCGTAGGCTACATCCCCCGGATGCAGACCTTTACCGTCGTCGGCGTCTTCGACTCCGGCTACTACGAGTACGACCACAACGTGGCCCTAGTCTCTCTGCCCGCCGCCCAACGCCTCCTGGGGCTTGAGGGGCGGGTCAGCGGGGTGGATATCAAGCTCGATGACATCTTCGCCGCCGGGGCCGTTCGAGCCGACCTCCAGCGCTCTCTAGGCTTCCCCTACTGGGTCGTCGACTGGAAAACCCGCAACGAGAGCCTATTCTCCGCCCTCAAAGTGGAGAAGAACGTCATGTTCATCATTCTCACCATGATCGTGCTGGTGGCAGGCTTCAGCATCGCCTCGAGCCTCGTGATGGTGGTGATGGAGAAGCGAAAAGACATCGCCATTCTGAAGGCCATGGGGGCCACCCAGGCCTCCCTCATGGCCATCTTCACCATTCAGGGGTTCATAATAGGCGCCGCCGGGATACTCCTCGGCCTCCTCGGCGGGCTCGGCATGGCCCGGTATCTGAATGAAATTGAAGGGGCTTTGGAATTGCTCTTTCATATTGAAATCTTTCCGAAAAGCATCTATTATTTAGACAGGCTGCCGGTTCACGTCCGGTGGTTCGATGTGGCAGTCGTTTTGCTCACGGCGCTCGTGGTCAGCGTGATTGCCGCATTGTACCCTGCGTGGCGGGCCTCCCGGCTTGACCCGGTCGAGGCGATTCGGTATGAGTGA
- the bamA gene encoding outer membrane protein assembly factor BamA → MDNYHMQTPPSRRALFAGLALAGVILAGVGGVWAAEPPGRGPGPAPQVKAVLVEGNQRVEESTIRFHINTRKGASFSVYAIREDLKKIYSLGYFEDVKVDVTEFEGGLTVTYIVVEKPSLRTITFSGNSKIPQDEFLSNIPLREGAILNRNLVQESINIVQFLYHQKGFLFVKVEPLYHAAANNYVDLEFSVTEGKKAHVETISFAGNRSFSDKELRKVIDTSTWNPFSFLTMGGTYVRDVVKNDRVKLVQFYHNNGFLDSVVSEPAVEIDDKAGDIFITFSIDEGPQYRVASLAVTGDEETPKDQLLKLLTLREGEIFRKNRLRRDILYLTNLYSTQGYAYADVVPLTNRNPENQTVDVVLDVDKGQRVFVEQINIQGNTRTRDHVIRRQFKLSEGEVFDSSKLALSRRNIRFTGYFDEVSINTSRGSDDDTIIIDTQVQEKPTGVFGVGAGYSSVEQALFGFRIQQDNLAGRGQKLAFRGNFSGIRQRFRLSFWEPSVADSTIGMGFSLTNVLEEFPLYNSEVKGFDTTFSKGFRDYWKGSFQYRLEDVEIKNVNSSVQGLITEGEFTVGSLRPTLTYDSLDRPFFPHRGTRQIYALEFAAEPLGSDVEFWKIQGDFRRYFEIKDNVVYHPRIRVGFATGIGGEKLPAFERFFAGGTSTVRGFKLRDIGPSIGFRSLGGESRFILNNEVQYPLVEAINLSGVGFIDAGNVYNEIDDFDPFTLRYGTGAGIRVLSPVGPIGLDYGIKIDRKVGERQGEFHLRLGSQL, encoded by the coding sequence ATGGATAACTATCACATGCAGACCCCGCCGAGTAGGAGAGCCCTGTTCGCTGGGCTCGCGTTGGCCGGTGTCATACTGGCCGGAGTTGGAGGCGTGTGGGCGGCAGAGCCTCCCGGTCGTGGGCCTGGTCCTGCGCCACAGGTCAAAGCAGTACTCGTAGAGGGCAACCAGCGGGTCGAGGAATCGACCATCCGCTTCCACATCAACACCCGCAAGGGCGCCTCATTTAGTGTCTACGCCATCCGCGAAGATTTGAAAAAAATCTACAGCCTTGGGTACTTCGAAGACGTGAAGGTCGACGTAACGGAGTTCGAGGGGGGCCTTACGGTCACATATATAGTGGTGGAGAAGCCCTCCCTTCGGACCATTACCTTTTCCGGCAACAGCAAGATTCCGCAAGATGAGTTCTTGAGCAACATCCCTTTGCGCGAGGGGGCGATCTTGAACCGCAACCTCGTCCAAGAGAGCATCAACATCGTTCAGTTCCTCTACCATCAGAAAGGTTTCCTCTTCGTCAAGGTCGAGCCCCTTTACCACGCCGCAGCGAACAACTATGTGGACCTCGAGTTTAGCGTCACCGAGGGCAAGAAGGCGCATGTGGAGACCATCAGCTTTGCCGGCAACCGGTCCTTCTCGGACAAGGAGCTGCGCAAGGTCATCGATACCTCGACCTGGAATCCGTTCTCCTTTCTGACCATGGGTGGCACCTACGTCAGGGACGTGGTGAAGAACGACCGGGTGAAGCTCGTCCAGTTCTATCACAATAACGGCTTCCTTGACTCGGTGGTTAGCGAGCCCGCCGTGGAAATCGACGATAAGGCGGGAGACATATTCATCACCTTCTCCATTGACGAAGGGCCCCAGTACCGGGTGGCCTCACTTGCCGTTACGGGGGACGAGGAGACTCCGAAAGATCAGCTCCTGAAGCTTCTCACACTCCGGGAGGGGGAGATATTCCGCAAAAACCGCTTGCGACGCGACATCCTCTACCTGACAAACCTCTATTCTACTCAAGGATACGCCTACGCGGACGTGGTGCCCCTGACCAACCGCAACCCCGAGAACCAGACGGTCGACGTGGTCCTCGATGTGGACAAAGGCCAGCGGGTCTTCGTTGAGCAGATAAACATTCAGGGCAATACCCGAACCAGGGATCACGTCATCCGCCGCCAGTTCAAGTTGAGCGAGGGGGAGGTTTTCGACAGTAGCAAGTTAGCCCTCAGTCGCCGCAACATCCGGTTCACGGGGTATTTCGACGAGGTCTCAATCAACACGAGTCGCGGCAGTGATGACGACACCATTATCATCGACACCCAGGTCCAGGAGAAACCCACGGGGGTCTTTGGCGTTGGGGCTGGCTATTCCTCGGTCGAGCAGGCCCTGTTTGGATTTCGAATTCAGCAAGACAACCTCGCAGGACGGGGTCAAAAGCTCGCCTTCCGGGGCAATTTCTCCGGCATCCGTCAGCGATTCCGGCTTTCTTTTTGGGAACCCTCGGTGGCCGACTCCACCATTGGCATGGGGTTTAGCCTGACCAACGTCCTTGAGGAGTTTCCCCTCTACAACTCCGAGGTCAAAGGATTTGACACCACATTCTCCAAAGGCTTCCGTGATTATTGGAAAGGGAGCTTCCAATACCGCCTCGAGGATGTCGAGATAAAGAATGTCAATTCGTCCGTGCAAGGCCTGATTACTGAGGGAGAATTCACGGTTGGCTCCCTGCGCCCGACCCTGACGTACGACTCCCTCGACCGGCCCTTCTTCCCCCACCGGGGCACGAGACAGATCTACGCTCTTGAATTTGCGGCGGAGCCCTTGGGAAGCGACGTGGAATTCTGGAAGATCCAGGGCGACTTTCGCCGGTATTTTGAGATCAAGGACAACGTCGTGTATCATCCTCGCATACGGGTGGGGTTCGCCACCGGCATCGGCGGTGAGAAGCTTCCTGCCTTTGAGCGGTTCTTCGCGGGAGGGACCTCGACTGTACGTGGGTTCAAATTGCGCGACATTGGCCCGAGCATCGGCTTCCGATCGCTGGGCGGAGAGTCCCGCTTCATCCTGAACAACGAGGTTCAATATCCCCTGGTCGAGGCGATCAATCTCTCTGGTGTGGGCTTTATCGATGCGGGCAACGTCTATAATGAAATCGATGACTTTGACCCCTTTACCCTTCGTTACGGCACCG
- a CDS encoding ABC transporter ATP-binding protein, with the protein MSEPGGGLPQPAIVVEGLEKAYPFGKGWIEVLQGVDLTVERGEMLGVVGVSGAGKSTLLHIMGALDRPTAGTVRYGGEDVFALPEASLASFRNTRVGFIFQFHHLLAEFSILENTMMASLIARRPVATARSAAEELLVAVGLKDRLRHKPGELSGGEQQRAAVARALINEPDVVLADEPTGNLDRAAGEAVHAMLRRLSIERSLTFVVATHNESLAAQLDRVVRIEDGIIVQA; encoded by the coding sequence ATGAGTGAGCCGGGAGGGGGTCTGCCACAGCCGGCCATTGTAGTAGAGGGCCTAGAGAAGGCCTACCCCTTCGGCAAGGGGTGGATCGAGGTTCTCCAGGGTGTGGACCTGACAGTAGAGCGGGGCGAGATGCTCGGCGTCGTCGGGGTAAGCGGGGCCGGCAAGAGCACCCTGCTCCACATCATGGGTGCGCTGGACCGCCCGACGGCAGGCACCGTCCGCTACGGTGGGGAGGATGTCTTCGCGCTTCCGGAGGCGAGCTTGGCCTCTTTCCGGAACACGCGGGTTGGCTTCATCTTTCAGTTCCACCACCTTTTGGCGGAGTTTTCCATCTTGGAGAACACCATGATGGCATCGCTAATTGCCCGTCGCCCCGTCGCAACGGCCCGATCTGCGGCCGAGGAGCTCCTCGTCGCCGTGGGGCTTAAGGACCGCCTCCGGCACAAGCCTGGCGAGCTCTCCGGGGGAGAGCAGCAACGGGCGGCAGTGGCCCGGGCGCTCATCAACGAGCCCGATGTGGTGCTCGCCGACGAGCCCACGGGCAACCTAGACCGGGCCGCCGGCGAAGCGGTCCACGCCATGCTGCGCCGACTCAGCATCGAGCGCAGCCTGACATTTGTCGTGGCGACCCACAACGAGTCCCTGGCTGCCCAGCTGGATCGTGTAGTCCGGATCGAAGACGGCATTATCGTGCAGGCATAG
- a CDS encoding ATP-dependent Clp protease ATP-binding subunit, with protein MFKRFTERARKVIILAREEAERCNNEYLGTEHILLGIIKDGGGIAIAVLQKLSVDLKQLKTEVERNLPISASTMVTGDIPFTPRAKKVLELAVDEARLMGHNYIGTEHLLLGLLKENEALAAKILARFGVKLVETREQTLGLLREPSSAAPREKSRTPTLDEFGRDLTALAEQGQLDPVIGRENEIERVIEILARRTKNNPVLIGEPGVGKTAIVEGLAQRIVSKEVPEVLYDKRLVSLDLGAIVAGTKYRGQFEARLKTIMKEITSNDNVMIFIDELHTLVGAGAAEGSIDASNMLKPALSRGELQCIGATTMDEYRRYIEKQGALERRFQPIIVNPPTIDETIDIIRGLKDKYETHHRARITDESIIAAVRLSDRYVSDRFLPDKAIDVVDEAGSRVRLKRVTLPPEVRALLRQIEEIDRDKREHIERQEFERAVELRDREEELQKKVDQLKLEWEEDQKKTEPVVTDEEITYIISRMTGIPLSRMEEAESVRLLKMEEELHQRMVGQDEAIAAITKAVRRSRAGLKDANKPIGSFLFLGPTGVGKTELARTLADFLFGDEGALIQLDMSEYMERFSASRLTGAPPGYVGYEEGGQLTERVRRRPYSVVLLDEIEKAHPDIFHMLLQIMDDGRLTDSYGRAVDFKNVILIMTSNMSARAASKGVTLGFQKESDLAAHDRMKETVLGEVRRTFNPEFLNRLDEITVFHSLSREDVKKIVELFLKSLNAQLIERGITLELDEDVKERIAKDGYDPAFGARPLKRTIQRLVEDPLSEEVLKGRFQEGGVIVVRLEADQAVFIDKRDLVKSVSDA; from the coding sequence ATGTTTAAGCGCTTTACCGAACGGGCTCGAAAGGTCATCATCCTAGCTCGAGAGGAAGCAGAGCGGTGCAACAACGAGTACCTCGGCACGGAACACATCCTCCTGGGCATCATCAAGGACGGCGGTGGCATCGCCATCGCAGTGCTCCAAAAGCTCAGCGTTGACCTCAAGCAGCTTAAAACCGAGGTAGAGCGCAACCTCCCCATAAGCGCCTCCACGATGGTAACGGGGGATATTCCCTTCACGCCCAGAGCCAAGAAGGTGCTGGAGCTTGCCGTCGATGAAGCCCGTCTCATGGGCCACAACTACATCGGTACGGAACACCTCCTGCTCGGGCTGCTTAAGGAAAACGAGGCCCTTGCGGCTAAGATTCTGGCCCGCTTCGGGGTAAAGCTCGTAGAGACTCGCGAGCAGACCCTGGGCCTCCTTCGAGAGCCCTCCTCCGCTGCCCCACGTGAGAAGAGCCGCACACCTACCCTCGATGAGTTCGGCCGGGACCTGACCGCTTTGGCAGAACAGGGTCAACTCGACCCGGTCATCGGGCGGGAGAATGAAATCGAGCGGGTCATCGAGATTCTCGCCCGGCGGACGAAAAACAACCCAGTGCTCATTGGGGAGCCGGGGGTCGGCAAGACCGCCATAGTCGAGGGCCTGGCCCAGCGCATCGTGTCGAAGGAGGTGCCGGAGGTGCTCTACGATAAGAGGCTCGTATCCCTCGATCTGGGAGCCATCGTGGCGGGCACGAAGTATCGCGGGCAGTTTGAGGCCCGCCTCAAGACCATCATGAAGGAGATCACCTCGAACGATAACGTTATGATCTTCATCGATGAGCTTCACACCCTCGTAGGGGCCGGGGCGGCCGAGGGCTCCATCGACGCCTCCAACATGCTTAAGCCAGCCCTCTCCCGCGGGGAGCTCCAATGCATCGGCGCCACAACCATGGACGAATACCGCCGGTACATAGAGAAGCAGGGAGCGCTGGAGCGTCGGTTCCAGCCGATCATCGTCAATCCCCCGACCATCGATGAGACGATAGATATCATCCGTGGGCTCAAGGATAAGTATGAGACCCACCACCGCGCTAGAATTACCGACGAATCCATAATCGCCGCCGTCAGGCTCTCCGACCGGTACGTCTCCGATCGCTTCCTCCCCGATAAGGCCATCGATGTTGTCGACGAGGCGGGAAGCCGCGTGAGACTAAAGCGCGTGACATTGCCTCCCGAGGTCCGGGCCCTCCTGCGCCAGATCGAAGAGATCGACCGGGACAAGCGGGAGCACATCGAGCGCCAGGAGTTTGAACGGGCCGTTGAGCTTAGGGACCGAGAAGAAGAGCTTCAAAAGAAAGTGGATCAGCTCAAGCTCGAGTGGGAGGAGGACCAAAAGAAGACCGAACCCGTTGTGACCGATGAGGAAATCACCTACATCATAAGTCGCATGACGGGCATTCCCCTCTCCAGAATGGAAGAAGCCGAGTCGGTGCGCCTCCTCAAGATGGAAGAAGAGCTCCACCAGCGCATGGTGGGCCAAGACGAAGCCATCGCCGCCATCACAAAGGCGGTCCGCCGCAGCCGGGCCGGGCTGAAGGATGCCAACAAACCCATCGGGTCTTTCCTCTTCTTGGGCCCCACCGGAGTAGGCAAAACGGAGTTGGCCCGTACCCTGGCAGACTTCCTCTTTGGGGATGAAGGGGCGTTAATTCAGCTCGATATGTCGGAGTACATGGAACGGTTCAGCGCCAGTCGCCTCACAGGCGCGCCGCCAGGCTATGTCGGCTACGAAGAGGGAGGCCAGCTGACGGAGCGGGTTCGCCGCCGGCCTTACTCGGTGGTCTTGCTCGATGAGATCGAGAAGGCGCACCCAGACATCTTCCACATGCTCTTGCAGATAATGGACGACGGTCGTCTAACCGACAGCTACGGCCGGGCGGTCGATTTTAAGAACGTGATTCTAATCATGACGAGCAATATGAGCGCCCGGGCTGCCTCGAAGGGCGTGACCCTAGGGTTCCAGAAGGAGAGCGATTTAGCGGCGCACGACCGGATGAAGGAGACCGTCCTGGGCGAAGTCCGACGGACCTTCAATCCCGAGTTCCTCAACCGCCTCGATGAAATCACCGTCTTCCACTCGCTGTCGAGAGAAGATGTCAAGAAGATCGTCGAGCTATTCCTGAAGAGCCTGAACGCTCAGCTCATAGAGCGTGGCATTACGCTGGAGCTCGACGAAGATGTCAAGGAGCGCATCGCGAAGGATGGATACGATCCGGCCTTCGGCGCTCGTCCGCTGAAGCGCACCATTCAGCGGTTGGTCGAGGACCCGCTCTCTGAGGAGGTCCTCAAGGGACGTTTCCAGGAAGGCGGCGTCATAGTTGTCCGCCTGGAGGCTGACCAAGCAGTCTTCATCGACAAACGGGATTTGGTAAAGAGCGTCTCCGACGCCTAA